GCAAGGGGCAGAATGGGCAACAGCCATAGGTGCAGATTGGGGATTCCGTTCATAGCTTCATCAAGTCCACTTGATCGACGTTAAGGGTGCTGCGCGAGCGGAACAGCGCGATGATGATGGCGAGTCCAACGGCTGCTTCCGCGGCGGCAACCACCATCACAAAAAAGACAAAAATCTGGCCGCTGAACTGGTGGTTGATCTGCCGCCAATAGTTGGCGAAGGCCACAAAGCTCAGGTTGACCGCG
The DNA window shown above is from Acidobacterium capsulatum ATCC 51196 and carries:
- the nuoK gene encoding NADH-quinone oxidoreductase subunit NuoK produces the protein MVPVAYYLVLSAILFSIGVGAFLIKRNIITIFMSIELMLNAVNLSFVAFANYWRQINHQFSGQIFVFFVMVVAAAEAAVGLAIIIALFRSRSTLNVDQVDLMKL